A genomic stretch from Georgenia muralis includes:
- a CDS encoding MerR family transcriptional regulator encodes MAGHLQIGEVAERTGLSLRTIRYYGEVDLVSPSSRSEGGFRLYTEHDVERLQVVKRMKPLDFTLEEMREVLSVLDRLEAAGPADRADLLADLTRVRAEAEARRTRLRAKLDAAEAFLADLDRTLGA; translated from the coding sequence ATGGCGGGACACCTCCAGATCGGCGAGGTCGCCGAGCGCACGGGTCTGTCGCTGCGCACGATCCGCTACTACGGCGAGGTCGATCTGGTCAGCCCCTCCAGCCGCTCCGAGGGCGGGTTCCGGCTCTACACCGAGCACGACGTCGAGCGCCTGCAGGTGGTCAAGCGCATGAAGCCGCTGGACTTCACCCTCGAGGAGATGCGGGAGGTCCTCTCCGTGCTCGACCGCCTCGAGGCGGCGGGGCCCGCGGACCGGGCCGACCTCCTCGCCGACCTCACCCGCGTCCGGGCCGAGGCCGAGGCCAGGCGGACCCGTCTGCGGGCCAAGCTCGACGCCGCCGAGGCGTTCCTCGCCGACCTGGACCGCACACTGGGCGCCTGA
- a CDS encoding ABC transporter permease yields the protein MRAALVTEYRKLVTTRLWWVLLASMAAYMAFLAGVMAFALAQDPESIGGPPGAGPGAPMTPEQVAGTIYTLATSLGYVFPVVVGALSMTGEFRHQTITPSLLAEPRRTVLLGAKMLSSVVVGLLFGLVGTGATVGAGAATLALLGEPTYLSDPAVLRSAGLSVLALAVWTVVGVGFGTWLTNQVVVIVVLLAFTQFVEPVLRLVLGQFAWAEGISKYLPGAAGEAITGSSFYADSGMAAGLLPSWAGLLVLLGYAVLFAVLGRLTSLRRDIT from the coding sequence ATGAGGGCCGCCCTGGTCACCGAGTACCGCAAGCTCGTCACCACGCGCCTGTGGTGGGTGCTGCTCGCGTCCATGGCCGCCTACATGGCCTTCCTCGCCGGGGTGATGGCGTTCGCCCTCGCCCAGGACCCCGAGTCCATCGGCGGTCCTCCCGGCGCCGGGCCCGGCGCGCCCATGACGCCCGAGCAGGTCGCGGGCACCATCTACACGCTGGCGACCTCACTGGGCTACGTCTTCCCCGTCGTCGTCGGCGCCCTGTCGATGACCGGCGAGTTCCGCCACCAGACGATCACCCCGTCCCTCCTCGCCGAGCCGCGGCGCACGGTCCTGCTCGGCGCGAAGATGCTCTCCTCCGTCGTCGTCGGCCTGCTCTTCGGCCTGGTGGGCACCGGTGCCACGGTCGGTGCGGGCGCGGCGACCCTCGCCCTGCTCGGTGAGCCGACCTATCTCTCCGACCCCGCCGTGCTGCGCAGCGCCGGCCTGTCCGTCCTCGCCCTGGCGGTGTGGACGGTCGTCGGGGTCGGCTTCGGCACGTGGCTGACCAACCAGGTCGTCGTCATCGTCGTGCTGCTGGCGTTCACCCAGTTCGTCGAGCCCGTGCTGCGCCTCGTGCTCGGGCAGTTCGCGTGGGCGGAGGGCATCTCGAAGTACCTGCCCGGCGCCGCCGGCGAGGCCATCACCGGCAGCTCGTTCTACGCCGACTCCGGCATGGCGGCGGGCCTGCTGCCGTCGTGGGCCGGCCTGCTCGTGCTGCTCGGCTACGCCGTGCTCTTCGCCGTCCTCGGCCGCCTCACGAGCCTGCGCCGCGACATCACCTGA
- a CDS encoding ATP-binding cassette domain-containing protein gives MTSTAPPPTADGVITVEHLTKTFGPVRAVDDLSFTVAPGRVTGFLGPNGAGKTTTLRVLLGLVRPTAGRATIGGRTYGELGRPMRTVGAALEAASFHPGRTALGHLRVYAPQAGVGDARCRELLDLVGLGPAARRRVGGFSLGMRQRLALATTLLGDPRVLLLDEPANGLDPEGIAWLRAFLRHLAAQGRTVLVSSHVLSEVEQTVDDVVIISRGRLAHQSSLPELARLAEPSVRVVSPDAAGLAALVERAGWTDRAERDPRRPGAVVLHRVDAAEIGARAFTAGLELHELSPRDVGLEDVFLRLVGERDEPGRTEGDVR, from the coding sequence GTGACGAGCACGGCCCCGCCCCCCACCGCCGACGGCGTCATCACCGTCGAGCACCTCACCAAGACCTTCGGGCCGGTGCGTGCCGTCGACGACCTCAGCTTCACGGTCGCACCCGGCCGGGTCACCGGGTTCCTCGGCCCGAACGGGGCGGGCAAGACGACCACCCTGCGGGTCCTCCTCGGCCTCGTGCGTCCGACGGCGGGGCGCGCCACCATCGGCGGGCGCACCTACGGTGAGCTCGGCCGGCCCATGCGCACCGTCGGGGCGGCGCTCGAGGCCGCGAGCTTCCACCCCGGCCGCACCGCCCTGGGCCACCTGCGGGTCTACGCGCCGCAGGCGGGCGTCGGCGACGCCCGGTGCCGCGAGCTCCTCGACCTCGTCGGGCTCGGCCCGGCGGCCCGCCGCCGCGTGGGCGGTTTCTCCCTCGGCATGCGCCAGCGCCTCGCCCTGGCGACGACGCTGCTCGGCGACCCGCGCGTCCTCCTCCTGGACGAACCGGCCAACGGCCTCGACCCCGAGGGCATCGCGTGGTTGCGCGCCTTCCTGCGCCACCTCGCCGCGCAGGGCCGCACGGTGCTCGTCTCCAGCCACGTCCTGTCCGAGGTGGAGCAGACGGTCGACGACGTCGTCATCATCAGCCGGGGCCGCCTCGCGCACCAGTCCTCCCTGCCCGAGCTGGCCCGGCTCGCGGAGCCGAGCGTGCGGGTGGTCTCCCCCGACGCCGCCGGCCTCGCCGCCCTCGTCGAGCGGGCCGGCTGGACCGACCGCGCCGAGCGCGACCCGCGCCGCCCCGGCGCCGTGGTCCTGCACCGGGTCGACGCCGCCGAGATCGGCGCCCGCGCGTTCACCGCGGGGCTGGAGCTGCACGAGCTGAGCCCGCGCGACGTCGGCCTCGAGGACGTCTTCCTCCGGCTCGTCGGCGAGCGCGACGAGCCCGGACGCACCGAGGGGGACGTGCGATGA
- a CDS encoding peptide chain release factor 3, which translates to MSQTAERVDVATEAARRRTFAVISHPDAGKSTLTEALALHTHAIAEAGHVNGKAGRRRTVSDWMDMEQARGISITSASLQLDYRDTVLNLLDTPGHADFSEDTYRVLAAVDAAVMLVDAAKGLEPQTMKLFAVCKHRGIPIITVINKWDRPGRDALALMDEIAERTGLTPTPLTWPVGIAGDFRGVLDRRTGEYVRFTATAGGAHIAPEERLDPATAAAREGDAWDVAAEESDLLHVSGADHDDATFLAGISTPLLFASAVRNFGVHALLEVLVDLAPAPDARPDVDGDPREITEPFSAFVFKMQAGMDTAHRDRLAFVRVCSGVFERGSVVTIARTGRPFATKYAQQAFGRERTVVDLAYPGDVVGLVNATDLRVGDTLHDGRRVEFPPLPTFAPEHFAVARAVDPSRYKQFRRGIAQLDAEGVVQILRSDLRGEQAPVFAAVGPMQFEVAQHRMATEFNAPIRLEQLGYSTALRTERAWVPAIDAQLGAEVLERTDGQLLALFADRWRLQTFRRNNPEVVLTPLVAA; encoded by the coding sequence GTGAGCCAGACGGCCGAGCGCGTCGACGTCGCCACCGAGGCGGCCCGCCGGCGCACGTTCGCCGTCATCAGCCACCCCGACGCCGGCAAGTCGACCCTGACCGAGGCCCTGGCGCTGCACACCCACGCCATCGCCGAGGCCGGGCACGTCAACGGCAAGGCCGGTCGGCGCCGCACCGTCTCGGACTGGATGGACATGGAGCAGGCCCGCGGCATCTCCATCACCTCCGCCTCGCTCCAGCTGGACTACCGCGACACCGTCCTCAACCTCCTCGACACCCCCGGCCACGCCGACTTCTCCGAGGACACCTACCGGGTGCTGGCCGCCGTCGACGCCGCCGTCATGCTCGTCGACGCCGCGAAGGGCCTCGAGCCCCAGACGATGAAGCTCTTCGCCGTCTGCAAGCACCGGGGCATCCCCATCATCACCGTCATCAACAAGTGGGACCGGCCCGGCCGTGACGCCCTCGCCCTCATGGACGAGATCGCCGAGCGCACGGGCCTGACCCCCACACCGCTCACCTGGCCGGTGGGCATCGCCGGGGACTTCCGCGGGGTCCTGGACCGCCGCACCGGGGAGTACGTGCGCTTCACCGCCACCGCCGGCGGCGCGCACATCGCCCCCGAGGAGCGTCTCGACCCCGCCACGGCCGCCGCCCGCGAGGGCGACGCCTGGGACGTCGCCGCCGAGGAGTCCGACCTCCTGCACGTCTCCGGGGCCGACCACGACGACGCGACCTTCCTCGCAGGGATCTCCACCCCGCTGCTCTTCGCCTCCGCGGTGCGCAACTTCGGCGTCCACGCCCTCCTCGAGGTCCTCGTCGACCTCGCGCCGGCCCCGGACGCCCGGCCCGACGTCGACGGCGACCCGCGCGAGATCACGGAGCCGTTCAGCGCGTTCGTCTTCAAGATGCAGGCCGGGATGGACACCGCCCACCGCGACCGGCTGGCGTTCGTGCGGGTGTGCTCGGGCGTCTTCGAGCGCGGCAGCGTCGTGACGATCGCCCGCACCGGCCGTCCGTTCGCCACCAAGTACGCCCAGCAGGCGTTCGGCCGCGAGCGCACGGTGGTGGACCTGGCCTACCCCGGCGACGTCGTCGGCCTGGTCAACGCCACCGACCTGCGGGTCGGCGACACCCTCCACGACGGCCGCCGCGTCGAGTTCCCGCCCCTGCCGACCTTCGCCCCGGAGCACTTCGCCGTGGCCCGGGCGGTGGACCCCAGCCGGTACAAGCAGTTCCGCCGTGGCATCGCCCAGCTCGACGCCGAGGGCGTGGTCCAGATCCTGCGCTCGGACCTGCGCGGCGAGCAGGCACCGGTCTTTGCCGCCGTCGGGCCCATGCAGTTCGAGGTGGCCCAGCACCGGATGGCCACCGAGTTCAACGCACCGATCCGGCTCGAGCAGCTCGGCTACTCCACCGCCCTGCGCACCGAGCGCGCGTGGGTGCCCGCGATCGACGCCCAGCTCGGCGCCGAGGTCCTCGAACGCACCGACGGCCAGCTCCTCGCGCTCTTCGCCGACCGCTGGCGGCTGCAGACCTTCCGGCGCAACAATCCCGAGGTCGTCCTCACCCCGCTCGTGGCCGCGTGA
- a CDS encoding SulP family inorganic anion transporter, with the protein MRTSRTTPEERKRDRTDDVTSVRAALRDPRRLRTEVLAGLVVALALVPEAISFSIIAGVDPRMGLFASFTMAVSIAFLGGRPAMISAATGAVALVIAPVVREHGIDYFLATVILAGVVQVAFGVLGVARLMRFIPRSVMVGFVNALAILIFTAQLPYLTDVPWIVYPMVGVGIAVMVYLPRITKVVPAPLVAIVVLTTATVAFALNVPDVADQGDLPDSLPALLVPDVPLTLETLQIIAPYAVAMALVGLMESLMTAKLVDDVTDTHSDKTRESWGQGVANVITGFFGGMGGCAMVGQTMINVKASGARTRISTFLAGLFLLVLVVGLGDAVGTIPMAALVAVMVMVSVATFDWHSVRPATLRRMPKSETTVMVSTVAVTVLTHNLAYGVLTGVVVAALMFVRRVAHLTEVVDVAHPDDDTRVYAVVGELLWASSNDLVYQFDYAGDPRNVVIDMSRSHIWDASTVAALDAITTKYAARGKTATIVGLNEASAERHERLAGHLAAGH; encoded by the coding sequence CTGCGGACCAGCCGCACGACCCCCGAGGAACGCAAGCGGGACCGCACCGACGACGTCACCTCCGTCCGGGCCGCCCTGCGCGACCCGCGCCGGCTGCGCACCGAGGTCCTCGCCGGCCTCGTCGTCGCCCTCGCCCTCGTCCCCGAGGCGATCTCCTTCTCGATCATCGCCGGGGTCGACCCGCGCATGGGCCTGTTCGCCTCGTTCACGATGGCCGTCTCCATCGCGTTCCTCGGCGGGCGCCCGGCCATGATCTCCGCCGCGACCGGCGCCGTCGCGCTCGTCATCGCCCCGGTCGTGCGCGAGCACGGCATCGACTACTTCCTCGCCACCGTGATCCTCGCCGGCGTCGTCCAGGTCGCGTTCGGCGTCCTGGGCGTGGCCAGGCTCATGCGCTTCATCCCCCGCAGCGTCATGGTCGGCTTCGTCAACGCCCTCGCCATCCTCATCTTCACGGCCCAGCTGCCCTACCTCACCGACGTGCCGTGGATCGTCTACCCCATGGTCGGCGTCGGCATCGCCGTCATGGTCTACCTGCCCCGGATCACCAAGGTGGTCCCGGCCCCCCTCGTGGCGATCGTCGTGCTGACGACTGCCACGGTGGCCTTCGCCCTGAACGTGCCCGACGTCGCCGACCAGGGCGACCTGCCCGACTCCCTGCCCGCGCTGCTCGTCCCCGACGTCCCGCTGACGCTGGAGACCCTGCAGATCATCGCCCCCTACGCCGTCGCCATGGCGCTCGTCGGGCTCATGGAGTCCCTCATGACGGCCAAGCTCGTCGACGACGTCACCGACACCCACTCGGACAAGACCCGCGAGTCCTGGGGCCAGGGCGTGGCGAACGTCATCACCGGCTTCTTCGGCGGCATGGGCGGCTGCGCGATGGTCGGGCAGACCATGATCAACGTCAAGGCATCCGGCGCCCGCACCCGCATCTCGACCTTCCTCGCCGGCCTCTTCCTCCTCGTGCTCGTCGTCGGGCTGGGCGACGCCGTGGGCACGATCCCCATGGCCGCGCTCGTCGCGGTGATGGTCATGGTCTCCGTCGCCACCTTCGACTGGCACTCCGTCCGGCCGGCCACCCTGCGCCGCATGCCGAAGTCGGAGACCACCGTCATGGTCTCCACGGTCGCCGTCACCGTGCTCACCCACAACCTCGCCTACGGCGTCCTCACCGGCGTCGTCGTCGCCGCACTCATGTTCGTCCGGCGGGTCGCCCACCTCACCGAGGTCGTCGACGTCGCGCACCCCGACGACGACACCCGCGTCTACGCCGTGGTCGGCGAGCTCCTGTGGGCCTCGTCCAACGACCTCGTCTACCAGTTCGACTACGCGGGCGACCCCAGGAACGTCGTCATCGACATGTCGCGCTCGCACATCTGGGACGCCTCCACCGTCGCGGCCCTCGACGCCATCACCACGAAGTACGCGGCCCGCGGCAAGACCGCGACGATCGTCGGCCTGAACGAGGCCAGCGCCGAGCGTCACGAGCGCCTGGCCGGCCACCTCGCCGCCGGCCACTGA
- a CDS encoding ribonuclease J: MPLGGLGEIGRNMTVFEHADKLLVVDCGVLFPEDHQPGVDVILPDFTPIRDRLDDIVAIVLTHGHEDHIGGVPYLLKERADIPLIGSELTLAFITAKLKEHRITPSTVHVEAGDRRTAGPFDLEFVAVNHSIPDGLAVAIRTSAGMVLHTGDFKMDQFPLDGRITDLRAFARLGEEGVDLFLTDSTNAEVPGFTVSERDLTPAIDQVFATAPRRVIVSSFASHVHRIQQVLDAAHAHGRKVAFVGRSMVRNMGIARDLGYLTIPRGLVVDAKKLEQMPDEKVTLVCTGSQGEPLAALSRMANGEHQIEVGDGDTVLLASSLIPGNENAIYGVINKLTDRGVRVVHKGNAKVHVSGHASAGELVYCYNIVRPRNVMPVHGEAKHLRANADLAIRTGVPAEGTVVARDGDVIDLVDGRARLAGHVPAELVYVDGETIGRATEGVLAERRQLKDGGVVTVLAILDPETNALAEPPEYLTRGFVSDGRLLKGATAEITTALARTAPGTDDIGKLESVIAGAVARHLGRALRREPVVIAVVVDA, from the coding sequence ATGCCGCTGGGCGGCCTGGGCGAGATCGGCCGGAACATGACCGTCTTCGAGCACGCCGACAAGCTGCTCGTCGTCGACTGCGGGGTTCTCTTCCCCGAGGACCACCAGCCCGGGGTCGACGTCATCCTCCCCGACTTCACCCCCATCCGGGACCGCCTCGACGACATCGTCGCGATCGTGCTGACCCACGGGCACGAGGACCACATCGGCGGCGTCCCGTACCTGCTCAAGGAGCGCGCGGACATCCCGCTGATCGGCTCGGAGCTGACGCTGGCGTTCATCACGGCGAAGCTCAAGGAGCACCGGATCACCCCGTCCACGGTGCACGTCGAGGCCGGTGACCGGCGCACCGCCGGCCCGTTCGACCTGGAGTTCGTGGCCGTCAACCACTCCATCCCCGACGGCCTCGCCGTCGCGATCCGCACCTCGGCCGGCATGGTCCTGCACACCGGTGACTTCAAGATGGACCAGTTCCCCCTCGACGGCCGGATCACCGACCTGCGCGCCTTCGCCCGGCTGGGCGAGGAGGGTGTGGACCTGTTCCTCACGGACTCCACCAACGCCGAGGTCCCCGGCTTCACCGTCTCCGAGCGGGACCTCACCCCCGCCATCGACCAGGTGTTCGCGACCGCGCCGCGCCGCGTGATCGTCTCCAGCTTCGCCAGCCACGTGCACCGCATCCAGCAGGTCCTCGACGCCGCCCACGCCCACGGGCGCAAGGTCGCCTTCGTGGGCCGGTCGATGGTGCGGAACATGGGGATCGCCCGCGACCTCGGCTACCTCACGATCCCCCGCGGCCTGGTCGTCGATGCGAAGAAGCTCGAGCAGATGCCCGACGAGAAGGTCACGCTCGTGTGCACCGGCTCCCAGGGCGAGCCCCTGGCCGCCCTGTCCCGGATGGCCAACGGCGAGCACCAGATCGAGGTCGGCGACGGCGACACCGTGCTGCTGGCCTCCTCGCTCATCCCCGGCAACGAGAACGCCATCTACGGCGTCATCAACAAGCTCACCGACCGCGGGGTCCGGGTGGTGCACAAGGGCAACGCCAAGGTCCACGTCTCCGGTCACGCCAGCGCCGGCGAGCTCGTGTACTGCTACAACATCGTCCGGCCCCGCAACGTCATGCCGGTGCACGGCGAGGCCAAGCACCTGCGCGCCAACGCCGACCTCGCCATCCGCACCGGCGTCCCGGCGGAGGGCACCGTCGTGGCCCGCGACGGCGACGTCATCGACCTCGTCGACGGCCGCGCCCGGCTCGCCGGGCACGTGCCGGCGGAGCTGGTCTACGTCGACGGCGAGACGATCGGCCGCGCGACCGAGGGCGTCCTGGCCGAGCGCCGCCAGCTCAAGGACGGCGGCGTCGTGACCGTCCTGGCGATCCTCGACCCCGAGACCAACGCACTGGCCGAGCCGCCCGAGTACCTCACCCGCGGCTTCGTCAGCGACGGCCGGCTCCTCAAGGGGGCCACCGCCGAGATCACCACGGCCCTCGCCCGGACGGCGCCGGGGACCGACGACATCGGCAAGCTCGAGTCGGTCATCGCCGGTGCGGTCGCCCGTCATCTCGGCCGGGCCCTGCGCCGCGAGCCGGTCGTCATCGCGGTGGTCGTCGACGCCTGA
- a CDS encoding N(5)-(carboxyethyl)ornithine synthase, with protein MALLSLGVMGSSRKENERRLAIHPTHLARIPDDLRGHVFLERGYGERFGVPDAALERVVGGFRTRAELVEECDVVLQPKPLIEEIAGLRRGQVLWGWPHCVQDHELTQVAIDRSLTLIAFEAMNHWNADGSFNLHVFHKNNELAGYSSVLHAMQLAGTSGDYGRRLSAVVIGFGATARGAVTALTAFGVHDVDVLTHRQIAAVAAPIHSARIIHFDSDEPPHTGEVATDDGPVPLAEFLAGHDVIVNCVLQDTDAPQMFLTDEDLPSLRPGTVVVDVSCDAGMGFGWARPTTFEDPTFTVGENVLYYAVDHSPSYLWNSATWENSVALLPFLRPVMEGPDAWERNRTIARAVEIRDGIVQNRAILSFQGRAVEHPHWPLAT; from the coding sequence ATGGCGCTGCTCAGCCTCGGCGTCATGGGGTCGTCGCGCAAGGAGAACGAGCGCCGGCTCGCCATCCACCCCACGCACCTGGCGCGCATCCCCGACGACCTGCGGGGCCACGTCTTCCTCGAGCGCGGGTACGGCGAGCGCTTCGGCGTCCCCGACGCCGCCCTGGAGCGCGTGGTCGGGGGCTTCCGCACCCGGGCCGAGCTCGTCGAGGAGTGCGACGTCGTCCTCCAGCCCAAGCCCCTCATCGAGGAGATCGCGGGGCTGCGCAGGGGCCAGGTGCTGTGGGGCTGGCCGCACTGCGTCCAGGACCACGAGCTCACGCAGGTGGCGATCGACCGCTCCCTCACGCTCATCGCGTTCGAGGCGATGAACCACTGGAACGCGGACGGCTCGTTCAACCTCCACGTGTTCCACAAGAACAACGAGCTCGCGGGCTACAGCTCGGTCCTCCACGCCATGCAGCTCGCCGGGACCAGCGGTGACTACGGCCGGCGCCTGAGCGCCGTCGTCATCGGCTTCGGGGCGACCGCCCGCGGCGCCGTCACCGCGCTGACGGCGTTCGGGGTGCACGACGTCGACGTCCTCACCCACCGCCAGATCGCCGCCGTCGCCGCCCCCATCCACTCCGCCCGCATCATCCACTTCGACAGCGACGAACCGCCGCACACCGGCGAGGTCGCCACCGACGACGGGCCGGTCCCGCTGGCCGAGTTCCTCGCGGGGCACGACGTCATCGTCAACTGCGTCCTCCAGGACACCGACGCCCCGCAGATGTTCCTCACCGACGAGGACCTGCCGTCGCTGCGCCCCGGAACGGTCGTCGTCGACGTCTCCTGCGACGCGGGCATGGGGTTCGGCTGGGCGCGCCCGACGACGTTCGAGGACCCCACCTTCACCGTGGGTGAGAACGTCCTGTACTACGCGGTCGACCACAGCCCGTCCTACCTGTGGAACTCCGCCACGTGGGAGAACTCCGTCGCGCTGCTGCCCTTCCTCCGCCCCGTCATGGAGGGACCCGACGCCTGGGAGCGGAACCGGACGATCGCGCGCGCCGTCGAGATCCGCGACGGCATCGTGCAGAACCGGGCGATCCTGTCGTTCCAGGGCCGCGCGGTGGAGCACCCGCACTGGCCGCTGGCCACCTGA